ACGGGCGACGACGATCGGCTGCTCGCGCTCAATGCCGAGGGCGAGCTGGTCCTGGCCCGGGCCAACCCCCAGGGCTATACCGAGCTGTCGCGCACCAAGGTGGTCGAAGCGACTTGGGCGCATCCGGCCTATTACGAGACGCAGATGTTCGCCCGGGGCGACACGCAACTGGTCGCGATCGATCTGGTCGAGGCCGTGAGCGTTCGTCGCAACCCAAATTCCAGCACAGGAGAATGACACGATGCCCGACGCCAGCCCGCGGATCGCGACGGTACGGGTGGTCGACGAAGCGGCGGCCACCGGCCGTGTGAAAGAGATCTTCGACGACATCAAAGCCACGAAACAGATCGACTTTGTCCCCAACTTCTGGAAGACCCTGGCGAACTATCCGCCGCTGCTGGAGCAAATCTGGACCCGGCTGAAAGTCGTGATGGCTCCAGGTCGGCTCGACCCGCTGACCAAGGAGATGATCGCCGTGGCGGTGTCGGCCACGAACGGCTGTCGCTATTGCATCAATTCACATACTGCGGCGGTCAAGAAGCTGGGGCTCGACGACGAGTCCCTTGGCGAGCTGATGGCCGTCGTCGCCCTGTTCAACAGCACCAACGCCCTGGCCGATGCCTACCAGGTCGAGCCGGACGTGTTTCCCCCCCTATAACCGGCCGAATCGGGCACGCCGCGGACGGCCCCGTAGCCGGTTTCCGGACGGTCGACGGCCCGTTTTTGCTTGGTTTTCGCGGGCGGGGCAATTACTGTGGAAGGCTGGCATATTCGGTCGTGAAGAGGTGCTGGTCCATGAACTGCGCTGCCCTGGTTTGCGATGCCCGCGGATTCCGCCTGCGCGGCTTTCGGTTCGGAATGCTGGCCTGCGGCCTGAGCTTGCTCGGCCTGGCGGGCTGGTCCCTCTCGGCGGTCACGGCGGCGGAACGCACGAACGACGACGCCGAGCAGCTCGAATTGTTCGCCGCGATCAAGGCGGGCCAGGTCGACGTCAAGTTCATTCCCAGGAATGACAAGCAGGCCCGGCTGCTGGTCAAGAACCTCACGGA
This Pirellulales bacterium DNA region includes the following protein-coding sequences:
- a CDS encoding carboxymuconolactone decarboxylase family protein is translated as MPDASPRIATVRVVDEAAATGRVKEIFDDIKATKQIDFVPNFWKTLANYPPLLEQIWTRLKVVMAPGRLDPLTKEMIAVAVSATNGCRYCINSHTAAVKKLGLDDESLGELMAVVALFNSTNALADAYQVEPDVFPPL